Proteins found in one Hyla sarda isolate aHylSar1 chromosome 7, aHylSar1.hap1, whole genome shotgun sequence genomic segment:
- the LOC130282997 gene encoding protein spinster homolog 1-like, whose protein sequence is MASPQDPLLKEEEEAMEDHSDMDVEKGDIPERQNLPSLSVMSTARSIITVVILAFVNLLIYANRSSVAGVLPYIQKAYDTNASLSGLLNTLFIGSYVLVAPIAGYLGDHCNKKYTVCAGVIVWLSMTLTLSFIPDGYFLLFLLTSGLVGAGEATFCTIAPSIIADLFTSDQRTRMLNVFYSVIPVGCGLGYIIGPKVTDAARGDWHWAFRVTPGLGLIAVALMILVTKELPRTTSNGKKNNKSQKFAKWATDLKKLFKNRSFMLTTMGSTAVSFIVGAIGVWGPSYLTHARTLLQEKDPCRAEPCDYHDILIFGVVTVVSGILGVVAGTEISKRYRKSNPRADPLVCGCAMMLSAPFLLLALTFGNISLVATNIFIFIGETLLSVNFTLISDIILKVVTPWRRSSALAVQMTIYHLLGDAGSPYLIGLISDTYERGYAKFPLLKYRSLEYALMTCTIMAVIGGAFFMATALFIERDEKKAEMESEPPSSSSSSLLPADEDRAPD, encoded by the coding sequence atggcctctccacaagacccattgctgaaggaggaggaagaagcaatggaggaccatagtgatatggatgtagaaaagggcgatatccctgagaggcagaacctgccatctctaagcgtgatgtccaccgcacgttccatcatcaccgtagtgatcctcgcctttgttaatttgctcatctatgcaaatcgctccagcgtggcgggggtgctgccttatatacagaaagcatatgacaccaatgctagtctgtccggcttattgaatacattgttcattggaagctacgtgctggtcgcaccaattgccggatatttgggcgaccactgtaataagaaatatactgtttgcgcaggagtcatcgtttggctgagcatgacacttaccctgtcattcatccctgacgggtacttcctgctcttcctgctgacgagtggactggttggagccggagaggcgactttctgcaccatcgccccctcaatcattgcagacctttttacaagtgaccagcggacccgcatgctgaacgtgttttactccgtcatacctgtaggctgcggactaggatacatcatcgggcccaaagtgactgatgcagcaaggggcgattggcactgggcatttcgggtcacccctggcctgggcctcatagctgtggctttgatgattttggtcacaaaggagcttccaagaacgacttcaaacgggaagaagaacaacaaatcccagaagtttgccaaatgggcgacagatctgaaaaaactatttaaaaatcgaagcttcatgttaaccaccatgggatcgacggctgtatccttcatagtgggagccataggtgtatggggtccgtcatacctgacccacgcacgaacactcctacaagagaaggacccttgccgtgctgaaccgtgtgactatcacgacatcctaatatttggtgtggttacagtcgtttccggcattctgggagttgtagcagggacggagataagtaaaagatatcgcaaatccaacccacgggcggacccgcttgtgtgtggatgcgcgatgatgctctccgccccttttcttctgttggcattgacttttggcaacatcagcctcgttgccaccaacatcttcatcttcatcggagagacgcttctgtcagtaaatttcaccctcatatctgacattatactaaaagtagtaactccgtggaggagatcttcagccctggccgtgcagatgacaatctatcacctcctaggtgacgccggcagcccgtacctcatcggcctgatatctgacacctacgaacgaggatatgccaaattccctcttctgaaataccgcagcctggagtatgccctcatgacctgcaccataatggcagtcatcggaggggccttcttcatggccacggccctatttatagagagggacgaaaaaaaagcagagatggaatcagaacctccgtcatcctcctcctcctcactgcttcctgccgatgaggaccgcgctccagactga
- the LOC130282989 gene encoding protein kinase C delta type-like, which translates to MAATGGRGDGEKERGKKMKREEEDEEEEKRGDERKKKEVSEELKRGKKRKREESEEVEKERGAKRKREEEREEEEKRGDERKKKEVSEELKRGKKRKREESEEVEKERGAKRKREEEHEEEEKREEERKKEDESKEGKRGKKRKREEEIEEEEKRGKKRKREEEEKRGEERKKEKESEEEEKKRRGEDARVLEDEESRPGTSQAPGTSSKYPKFNIKHLTVHQVLGRGSFGVVGLASVPGRNNYVAIKGITKTADNAAILQRERRILLLARDCPFLCHLYAAQQSQDHAFFITEYLSGGSLEALLRVYSSLNIEIVRFFTAEIACGLHFLHRQNIVHRDIKPDNIMLDRDGHICIIDLGLAQDGVTSSNKIQGVTGTLLYMAPEVLQRKSYHAAVDWWSLGIVVSRMSAGRSPFYFGCNREMARDSITREKPNIPSWLPADLKHLIQQLLHKNPEKRLGVNRNIREHPFFSTINWEELEQKRAQPPFTPSEAALKKGDLRWSEVETALHPLEGFSFIAPSWEW; encoded by the exons ATGGCGGCTACTGGAGGAAGAGGAGATGGCGAGAAGGAGAGAGGAAAGAAGAtgaagagagaagaggaggacgaggaggaggagaagagaggagatgagaggaagaagaaagaggtgagcgaggagctgaagagaggaaagaagaggaagagagaagagagcgaggaggtggagaaggagagaggagcgaagaggaagagagaagaggagcgcgaggaggaggagaagagaggagatgagaggaagaagaaagaggtgagcgaggagctgaagagaggaaagaagaggaagagagaagagagcgaggaggtggagaaggagagaggagcgaagaggaagagagaagaggagcacgaggaggaggagaagagagaagaggagaggaagaaggaagaTGAGAGCAAGGAGGGGAAGAgagggaagaagaggaagagagaagaggagatcgaagaggaggagaagagagggaagaagaggaagagagaagaggaggaaaagagaggagaggagaggaagaaggaaaaggagagcgaggaggaggaaaagaagaggagaggagaggatgcCAGAGTATTGGAAGATGAGGAGTCAAGACCAGGCACCAGTCAGGCCCCCGGAACATCAAGCAaataccccaaatttaacatcaAACACCTTACTGTCCATCAGGTATTGGGTAGGGGCAGCTTTGGAGTG GTGGGCCTGGCATCAGTCCCCGGCCGAAACAACTATGTCGCCATCAAAGGTATCACCAAAACAGCGGACAATGCAGCAATCCTACAGAGAGAGCGACGGATACTCCTGCTGGCCCGAGACTGCCCgttcctgtgtcacctgtatgCTGCACAGCAGTCTCAGGACCATGCCTTCTTCATCACCGAGTACCTGTCCGGCGGCAGCTTGGAGGCTTTACTCAGAGTGTACAGCAGTCTAAACATCGAAATAGTAAGATTCTTCACAGCAGAGATTGCATGTGGCCTCCATTTCCTTCACAGACAGAACATCGTCCACCG AGATATCAAGCCAGATAACATCATGCTGGATCGAGATGGACACATCTGCATCATAGACCTCGGACTTGCCCAAGATGGCGTCACCTCCTCCAACAAGATCCAAGGAGTGACGGGCACATTACTTTACATGGCCCCAGAGgtgctccagaggaagagttACCATGCAGCGGTTGACTGGTGGAGCCTGGGGATTGTTGTATCCCGGATGTCAGCAGGACGTTCCCCATTCTACTTTGGCTGCAACAGAGAAATGGCTCGCGATTCCATCACCAGAGAGAAGCCTAATATTCCATCTTGGCTCCCTGCTGACCTGAAACATCTGATCCAACAACTGCTGCACAAGAATCCTGAGAAGCGGCTGGGTGTGAACAGGAACATCAGAGAACATCCATTCTTCTCCACCATCAACTGGGAGGAACTGGAGCAGAAGAGAGCACAGCCGCCATTTACACCATCCGAGGCAGCTCTGAAGAagggagacctgcggtggtcagagGTAGAGACAGCTCTTCACCCCTTGGAAGGATTCTCCTTCATAGCTCCAAGCTGGGAATGGTAA